A genomic stretch from cyanobiont of Ornithocercus magnificus includes:
- a CDS encoding glycerol kinase GlpK, producing MTESPLILALDQGTSSSRAMLFDTSGNLVASAFAPLAINYPADGWVEQNASDIWHSQCQAMAELERKIKPEQRQAVVSCGITNQRETTVLWRRSSGELCGPAIVWQDRRTTDLCLNWKHQGFESEWRRRTGLLLDPYFSASKIKWLLEHEVAASSAANDHDLCFGTVESWLLWQLSAGKHHYSDMSNASRTLLMDLEKCCWVDSFCNLTGLSLDALPELVPCRGNFGRIAAGLPFAGVPVQALLGDQQAATFGQLCLNYAESKCTYGTGAFLVVNTGSVPCYSQEGLLSTLGWTNDRGKPTYCLEGSLFNAGTVVQWLKDGLGIISCSEEVDALASTVNDAAGLMFVPAFTGWGTPYWDPMARGLLIGLTRDSCRGHIARAALEGIALSVAKLVGLAEGALGQGLGELAVDGGAAASDKLLQAQADCTGLQVQRRLACIQSSARGAALLAGVQCGAINLPTLVASRRNGAQFFLPRLSAQARQNWLSRWDNAVHRSLYWHV from the coding sequence ATGACAGAATCTCCCCTTATATTGGCATTAGATCAGGGTACCAGTAGCTCGAGGGCTATGCTGTTCGACACATCAGGGAACCTAGTAGCTTCTGCCTTTGCTCCTTTGGCTATCAACTATCCAGCAGACGGATGGGTGGAGCAAAACGCCTCTGATATCTGGCATAGTCAGTGTCAAGCTATGGCCGAGCTGGAGCGGAAAATAAAACCTGAGCAGCGGCAAGCTGTGGTCAGCTGTGGTATTACCAACCAGCGAGAAACCACAGTACTTTGGCGTCGAAGCAGTGGTGAGCTCTGTGGTCCAGCAATAGTCTGGCAGGATCGCCGTACTACGGATCTTTGCCTTAACTGGAAGCACCAAGGGTTTGAGTCAGAGTGGCGACGCCGTACTGGACTACTCCTCGATCCCTACTTTAGTGCCAGCAAGATTAAGTGGCTACTAGAACATGAGGTGGCTGCTAGCTCTGCGGCCAATGATCATGATCTTTGCTTCGGCACGGTAGAGAGTTGGCTACTTTGGCAACTGAGCGCCGGCAAACATCATTACTCCGACATGAGCAATGCCAGTCGCACCCTGCTGATGGATCTTGAGAAGTGCTGTTGGGTAGATAGCTTTTGTAATTTAACTGGTCTTTCCCTTGATGCTTTGCCTGAGCTTGTACCTTGTCGCGGGAATTTCGGTCGGATTGCTGCTGGTCTTCCTTTCGCTGGTGTACCTGTGCAGGCCTTGCTCGGGGATCAGCAGGCAGCGACTTTTGGCCAGCTCTGTCTCAACTATGCTGAGAGTAAATGTACTTATGGTACTGGTGCTTTTCTCGTGGTCAACACTGGTAGTGTCCCCTGTTACTCACAAGAGGGCTTACTGAGCACACTTGGTTGGACTAATGACAGAGGTAAGCCGACTTACTGTCTTGAGGGGAGCCTGTTCAATGCTGGCACTGTAGTTCAATGGCTAAAAGATGGTCTTGGTATTATCAGCTGCTCAGAAGAGGTTGATGCCCTCGCAAGTACAGTCAACGATGCTGCTGGATTGATGTTTGTTCCTGCATTTACGGGTTGGGGTACACCGTACTGGGACCCTATGGCAAGAGGTCTGTTGATTGGTCTCACTCGTGACAGCTGCCGTGGGCATATTGCTCGTGCTGCTCTCGAAGGCATTGCACTGTCCGTAGCCAAGCTGGTAGGCTTAGCTGAAGGAGCCTTGGGTCAAGGCTTGGGCGAGTTAGCAGTGGACGGAGGCGCTGCTGCTTCAGACAAATTGTTGCAAGCCCAGGCTGACTGTACAGGACTGCAGGTGCAACGACGTCTCGCATGCATCCAGAGTTCGGCTCGAGGAGCTGCATTATTGGCTGGTGTACAGTGTGGCGCTATTAACTTGCCTACTCTAGTAGCCAGCCGCCGAAATGGCGCTCAATTTTTCTTGCCGCGCCTTAGCGCACAAGCGCGTCAGAACTGGCTATCACGCTGGGATAATGCTGTTCACCGTAGTCTGTACTGGCATGTTTGA
- a CDS encoding phycobilisome linker polypeptide gives MARLGKYSNIPLLKFALSTQNSRLTQLNQPKKLSCDDNSNLTQSPVDQIIERCYQQIFFHPLASDRDKYLESQLRSGSINTRDFMRGLLLSDRFYRGYLQCNSNYRIVDQVIGKLLGRLAYGDGERIAWSIVIATNGLASFIDEILNSEEYMVNFGYDVPPYQRSRVLPGSPTENIPIYQLLPRYSDYWRDKLISEGMFYLKEKLTLEAIIYKKPSGRILLAWIAVLLIFAITLATIIALVIIALLKPELAL, from the coding sequence ATGGCTAGACTAGGTAAGTATTCAAATATCCCGCTTCTCAAATTTGCCTTGTCAACACAAAACTCTCGTCTAACTCAGTTAAACCAACCGAAAAAGCTAAGCTGTGACGATAACTCTAATCTGACTCAATCGCCAGTCGATCAGATAATTGAGAGGTGTTACCAGCAGATATTCTTTCATCCTTTAGCTTCAGATAGAGATAAATACTTAGAATCCCAACTGCGAAGTGGGAGCATCAATACTAGGGATTTTATGAGGGGTCTACTCTTATCAGATAGATTCTACAGGGGCTACTTACAGTGCAACTCAAACTATAGAATAGTTGATCAAGTCATTGGAAAATTACTAGGTCGCCTTGCTTATGGTGATGGTGAGCGTATTGCCTGGTCTATTGTAATAGCTACTAATGGTCTTGCATCGTTCATTGACGAGATATTAAACAGTGAGGAATACATGGTCAATTTTGGATATGATGTACCTCCATACCAAAGGAGTAGAGTTTTACCTGGCTCGCCAACAGAAAATATTCCTATTTATCAACTTTTACCACGCTATTCGGACTACTGGCGTGATAAACTTATATCGGAAGGAATGTTCTATCTTAAAGAAAAGCTGACGCTAGAAGCCATTATTTATAAAAAGCCAAGTGGCCGTATTTTATTAGCATGGATAGCAGTTTTGTTAATTTTTGCAATTACCTTAGCTACAATCATAGCCTTAGTTATCATAGCACTTCTCAAGCCAGAACTTGCCTTGTAA
- a CDS encoding FAD-dependent oxidoreductase, with translation MLFTVVCTGMFDTQLKSVCDADLIVIGAGATGAAVAYEACRRGLRTVLLEQGDIGCATSCRSTKLLHGGVRYLELAFKNFDLAQLRLVREALIERGHWLRQAPFLTRKLELALPTSHWYERAYYSIGLNFYDALAGTKNIGSSRQVSRQELQKLLPKICSGPTGGVAYTDCQFDDARLNLLLALTAERAGAIISCHSRVIAFEKDARGRLNSVLTEGRDGSQQRWRAQAVVNATGIQADNIRQMADPAIAPRILTSRGVHIVLEASLCPEGVGMLLPTTEDGRVLFVLPFFGRTLVGTTDTPCPLDAAATPSRQEQSYLIEHVRPWFPDLGELIISSCWAGGRPLLRPASSNMTSNQIIREHEVETMNCGLVSVMGGKWTTCRLMAEAALEAVETFLEKSLPLPANLPLVGAAVEESQTLKLLAAQRHELRLLLPDSTLQDSQLDHLQSSHGLEALALIQAAPEKSRYPLSAVIPLCQAEIDYAINSEHAQTPTDVLARRCRLAMVDLAEAHRLLPLVQRSLQKQGLPEQDLDIQK, from the coding sequence ATGCTGTTCACCGTAGTCTGTACTGGCATGTTTGATACCCAACTTAAATCAGTCTGTGATGCTGACTTAATAGTAATTGGTGCTGGTGCAACGGGGGCTGCCGTAGCCTATGAGGCTTGTCGCCGCGGACTGCGGACAGTGTTACTAGAGCAAGGTGATATTGGTTGTGCTACTAGCTGCCGCAGCACAAAGTTGCTTCACGGCGGCGTGCGCTACTTAGAGCTAGCCTTCAAGAACTTCGATCTAGCTCAGTTACGTTTAGTGAGAGAAGCTCTAATCGAGCGGGGACATTGGTTGCGGCAAGCGCCTTTCTTGACACGTAAGTTGGAGCTAGCTCTGCCTACTAGTCATTGGTATGAGAGAGCTTACTATAGTATTGGGCTTAATTTTTATGATGCCCTAGCTGGTACTAAGAACATTGGAAGTAGTCGACAGGTCTCTAGGCAAGAATTACAAAAGCTGCTACCTAAGATATGCTCCGGCCCGACAGGAGGCGTTGCCTACACCGACTGTCAGTTTGATGATGCTCGTCTCAACCTGCTACTTGCTCTGACAGCTGAACGTGCTGGAGCCATAATAAGTTGTCACTCTCGGGTAATAGCTTTTGAAAAAGACGCGAGAGGACGACTCAATAGTGTCTTGACTGAAGGCAGGGACGGCAGTCAGCAACGCTGGCGAGCTCAAGCTGTGGTTAATGCTACTGGTATCCAGGCCGACAATATTCGCCAGATGGCTGATCCAGCAATAGCTCCTCGCATTCTTACCAGTCGGGGAGTACATATTGTGCTGGAAGCAAGCCTTTGCCCAGAAGGTGTTGGAATGCTATTGCCAACCACTGAAGATGGCCGAGTTCTGTTTGTATTGCCCTTCTTTGGCAGAACGTTGGTGGGTACTACTGATACCCCCTGCCCACTTGACGCAGCTGCCACTCCCTCACGTCAAGAGCAATCTTACTTGATCGAACATGTTCGACCCTGGTTTCCAGATTTAGGAGAACTGATTATCAGTAGCTGCTGGGCTGGCGGCCGACCGCTCCTACGACCAGCTAGTAGTAATATGACAAGTAATCAGATTATACGGGAGCATGAGGTAGAGACGATGAATTGCGGCCTAGTGAGTGTAATGGGAGGTAAGTGGACTACTTGCCGACTGATGGCAGAGGCAGCTCTTGAAGCAGTTGAAACTTTTCTAGAAAAGTCATTGCCGTTGCCAGCTAATCTTCCTCTAGTTGGCGCTGCTGTAGAGGAAAGTCAGACATTAAAGCTCCTGGCTGCTCAACGCCATGAACTTAGACTACTGCTGCCAGACTCCACGTTACAGGATTCACAGCTTGATCACCTGCAAAGCTCTCATGGCTTAGAAGCTCTAGCCTTAATTCAGGCTGCTCCTGAGAAGTCAAGATATCCACTTAGTGCGGTTATCCCCCTTTGCCAGGCCGAAATAGATTATGCCATTAATTCTGAACATGCCCAGACCCCTACAGATGTGCTAGCTCGGCGCTGCCGCCTTGCTATGGTGGACTTAGCCGAGGCACACCGCTTGTTGCCGCTTGTGCAAAGATCACTGCAGAAGCAGGGATTGCCAGAGCAGGATCTGGATATCCAGAAATAG
- a CDS encoding ArsR family transcriptional regulator, protein MARLSNPLSSLCLGIIRNWVSVVRCGKGGLIDEQGTAWTRLPVSEITDQLAHEFHLEVNTRKIYRALKELEEAKLIRREQRLKHRYRRDYWYTLTKEAEAIIAAASARRFSKKLSANYKASSGLRSAMITKAMIVAKVIAKINKTAIHANKIRPLGFL, encoded by the coding sequence ATGGCACGCCTTAGCAATCCTCTCTCTAGCCTCTGTCTCGGCATCATCCGTAACTGGGTCAGCGTTGTACGCTGCGGCAAAGGTGGCCTAATCGACGAGCAAGGCACAGCCTGGACACGACTTCCAGTAAGTGAAATTACTGATCAGTTAGCTCATGAGTTCCACCTCGAGGTGAATACCAGGAAGATTTATCGGGCACTCAAGGAACTGGAAGAAGCGAAGCTGATTCGCCGTGAACAGCGCCTCAAGCACCGCTACCGGCGCGATTACTGGTACACACTCACCAAGGAGGCAGAAGCCATCATTGCTGCTGCTTCTGCACGACGCTTCTCAAAAAAACTATCAGCTAATTACAAGGCAAGTTCTGGCTTGAGAAGTGCTATGATAACTAAGGCTATGATTGTAGCTAAGGTAATTGCAAAAATTAACAAAACTGCTATCCATGCTAATAAAATACGGCCACTTGGCTTTTTATAA